Proteins found in one Triticum urartu cultivar G1812 chromosome 4, Tu2.1, whole genome shotgun sequence genomic segment:
- the LOC125553459 gene encoding uncharacterized protein LOC125553459, whose protein sequence is MARYSHAWLPLLLLACALVQSSYGSRPSPREPQMAGVPSPTMVHGAAEPRSREDRATKVRPPTEKGATGHDGANADGGGDGVVSSEQRKGSGPPVLQTALGRMLGSKLARRVLGGEMEDSAAGPSCHSNNAHITCAPPAQH, encoded by the coding sequence ATGGCACGGTACTCACACGCCTGGCTCCCGCTTCTTCTTCTCGCATGTGCCCTTGTGCAGAGCTCTTACGGCTCGAGACCATCTCCCCGGGAGCCGCAGATGGCCGGGGTCCCGTCTCCGACGATGGTTCACGGCGCCGCCGAACCACGCTCCCGCGAAGACAGGGCGACCAAAGTCCGGCCCCCGACGGAGAAGGGTGCGACTGGTCATGATGGAGCAAACGCTgatggtggtggtgatggtgttgTGTCGTCGGAGCAGAGGAAGGGTTCAGGGCCGCCGGTGCTGCAGACGGCATTGGGAAGGATGCTGGGTTCGAAGCTGGCGCGGCGAGTGCTGGGAGGGGAGATGGAGGACTCTGCGGCCGGGCCGTCGTGCCACTCCAACAACGCGCACATCACCTGTGCACCGCCGGCACAGCACTGA